DNA sequence from the Methanobacteriaceae archaeon genome:
GCCAATCGCAAGACCAGGTACGATGTCATTGCCGTTGAAAGCGAAGGAACATGGGTGCTTATAAATTCAGGTTTTCACAGTGACCTGGCAGCGGAACTAATTAGATCAAAAGCAGTACCAGAATTATCCGCTTATCATGTTGAGAGAAGGGAATACACTTTTGGTAAAAGTCGTGTTGATTTTCTTTTAACAGTTGATGAAGTGGATAATATAAGTAAAAAAAGAAGCAACTCAGCAGAGGATGAAAGGGAAATCCTCCGAAATAGGATGTTACTGGAGGTTAAAGGATGCACTCTGGTTGATAATGGGCGGGGCCGCTTCCCTGACGCACCCACTATCCGGGGAAAAAGACATTTAGAAGAGCTGATTAAAGCCAAAAAGCAGGGCATGAATTCGACAGTATTATTTTTAATTCCCAGGGAGGATGTTGAGGTTTTTTCACCCAACTGGGAAATGGATCCGGAATTTTCAAAGACATTATCCCTTGCAGAAAAAGAGGATGTGCACATAATTGCCTATTCTTTCACTGTCAACTACCAAAATAATGAATTGGAATTAAATCCTTTAAAAAGGGTAAAAGTAAAGGTTCAACCTTGATTTAATCGTGTTTTTCAAACTCTATTAGTAAATAAATATACTAAAGAAGGGAATTCTAAATAAATAGAGAATTTAACTTTTTTAGGGTTAAATTTAGGTTACTTTAGTGTTTTCAAGTTTTTCAAATTCTTCTGCCTTACCAATGCCTAAAACCACATCTCCAGTTTCTAGAGTGTAACTACGTGGGGGGTCTATGGTGAGTTCACCATCACGACCCACTCCTACCACCACCACACCGGTCCTCTCATGGATATCTGCTTCTAAGAGGCTTAAACCATTGAACTGACTTTCGGGACTTATTTTCACTTCCCTGAGTTCCCTGCTTTTGTGCTCTGCCAGCACATCCTGGACAAACATGGCCTCATAACCATCATCTATACTCTTGTACATCAAACGTCCGGAGATCACATTTGGTGAGATAACCTGACTGGCACCAGCCAGTTTAATCTGTTCGATGTTCTCATAACGCTGTGCCTCAGCAATCACCCGTACATCCTGGTCTAATTTTCTAATACTCAATATGCAGTGGATTGTTTTTGAATCAGAGTCCATATCTACAATAACTGCTTGTGCACCCTTGACATTAGCCTTCTCCAAGTCTTTAATGCGGGTGGGATCACCATGCACGAAGTTGGCCCCAGTTTTAAGGGCATTTTTCCGCACCTGTTCATCTTCATCCAGCACGAAAATTTCTCCACTTTTCCCAATTTCTTTAATACATTCAACTGTACTTTCGGTCCAGCCGCAAATTACGATGTGTTTTGATCTTTCCACATTGATCAGCCCCATAATTTTCATCTGCTGTTTTTTGAAGATTAAATTAACCAGGGATTCTACTGCCAGTGCAAAGGTTC
Encoded proteins:
- the sfsA gene encoding DNA/RNA nuclease SfsA → MKIPNIIQGVFCERPNRFTVIFEKDARIEKAHLHDPGRLKELLVPGASLLLRPAQNPANRKTRYDVIAVESEGTWVLINSGFHSDLAAELIRSKAVPELSAYHVERREYTFGKSRVDFLLTVDEVDNISKKRSNSAEDEREILRNRMLLEVKGCTLVDNGRGRFPDAPTIRGKRHLEELIKAKKQGMNSTVLFLIPREDVEVFSPNWEMDPEFSKTLSLAEKEDVHIIAYSFTVNYQNNELELNPLKRVKVKVQP
- a CDS encoding NAD-binding protein, encoding MFVLFRVLRKSIPLVAKQRLTWILILVICIIAYGTLGFHFIEGQPWTVSFYWTFVTIGTVGYGDYSPETTLGMFFTISLIVLGIGTFALAVESLVNLIFKKQQMKIMGLINVERSKHIVICGWTESTVECIKEIGKSGEIFVLDEDEQVRKNALKTGANFVHGDPTRIKDLEKANVKGAQAVIVDMDSDSKTIHCILSIRKLDQDVRVIAEAQRYENIEQIKLAGASQVISPNVISGRLMYKSIDDGYEAMFVQDVLAEHKSRELREVKISPESQFNGLSLLEADIHERTGVVVVGVGRDGELTIDPPRSYTLETGDVVLGIGKAEEFEKLENTKVT